One genomic region from Apodemus sylvaticus chromosome 1, mApoSyl1.1, whole genome shotgun sequence encodes:
- the Izumo1 gene encoding izumo sperm-egg fusion protein 1 isoform X2 has translation MKKVEEDVRSFKDLPINKDTFLGVVDEDTLEQASWSFLKDLKRITDSDVKGELFSKELLWMIHLQKDIFATLAARFQKEVFCPNQCGTMSQTLIWCNICEKHMYFCRKSIDCGERQIEVHRFEDMVLNCQLSWHHASEGLTDYSFYRVWGNSSETLMSKGKEPYLTKTMVGPEDAGNYRCVLGTVNAGPATIIYYHVTVLPPRAEEEKPPPNIVTQEEPETPVQVTTQPPESEPEPEPEPEPESAEPEPEPEPEPEHQPEQEQQPEPEPQPESQPEPDLEPEPQPQPEPELTPTVSPHPEKKLKNRLLILLILGFVFLVTSIIVSVLHFRKYRAKAKSSSAAPKPSSTDFKSEHDSTPQLGSRKVSQTEFNTDSGDRVEDAQN, from the exons ATGAAGAAGGTGGAAGAAGATGTGAGGAGCTTCAAAGATCTGCCTATAAATAAGGATACCTTTTTGGGAGTCGTGG ATGAGGACACACTGGAACAAGCATCTTGGAGTTTTCTGAAGGATCTGAAACGTATCACAGACAGTGATGTGAAAG GAGAGCTCTTTTCAAAGGAACTACTTTGGATGATTCATCTGCAGAAGGACATCTTTGCCACCCTTGCTGCACGTTTCCAAAAGGAAG TATTTTGTCCCAACCAATGCG GCACGATGTCACAGACTCTGATCTGGTGTAACATATGCGAGAAGCATATGTACTTTTGTCGGAAATCCATCGATTGTGGAG AGCGCCAGATCGAGGTGCATCGCTTTGAAGACATGGTGCTGAACTGTCAACTCAGTTGGCATCACGCTTCTGAGGGACTTACGGATTACAGTTTTTACAGG GTTTGGGGGAACAGTTCTGAGACCTTGATGTCCAAGGGGAAAGAACCTTATCTGACCAAGACGATGGTGGGTCCAGAGGATGCTGGCAACTACCGCTGTGTGCTAGGCACCGTCAACGCCGGTCCCGCCACCATCATCTACTATCATGTCACAG TATTGCCCCCAAGGGCTGAAGAGGAAAAACCACCACCGAACATCGTAACCCAGGAGGAGCCAGAGACTCCTGTCCAGGTGACTACACAGCCACCGGagtcagagccagagccagagcccgAGCCGGAGCCCGAGTCGGCGGAGCccgagccggagccggagccggagccagAGCATCAGccggagcaggagcagcagccgGAGCCGGAGCCACAGCCCGAGTCACAGCCGGAGCCGGATCTGGAGCCGGAGCCACAGCCGCAGCCAGAGCCGGAACTCACACCTACAGTCTCTCCTCATCCAGAGAAAAAACTGAAAAACCGCCTCTTAATTCTGTTGATCCTTGGCTTCGTGTTTCTTGTGACCAGCATCATTGTCTC GGTGCTCCACTTTAGAAAATACAGAGCTAAAGCGAAGAGCTCAAGTGCGGCCCCCAAACCCTCCTCGACGGATTTCAAGTCAGAGCACGATTCGACCCCACAGTTGGGATCCAGGAAGGTCTCTCAGACAGAGTTTAACACTGACTCTGGGGATAGGGTCGAGGACGCTCAAAACTAA
- the Izumo1 gene encoding izumo sperm-egg fusion protein 1 isoform X1: MGPHSTLLLAALAHCVCPARPCIICDPFVVAALKTLEETYLPGHLEPEYHKAFMKKVEEDVRSFKDLPINKDTFLGVVDEDTLEQASWSFLKDLKRITDSDVKGELFSKELLWMIHLQKDIFATLAARFQKEVFCPNQCGTMSQTLIWCNICEKHMYFCRKSIDCGERQIEVHRFEDMVLNCQLSWHHASEGLTDYSFYRVWGNSSETLMSKGKEPYLTKTMVGPEDAGNYRCVLGTVNAGPATIIYYHVTVLPPRAEEEKPPPNIVTQEEPETPVQVTTQPPESEPEPEPEPEPESAEPEPEPEPEPEHQPEQEQQPEPEPQPESQPEPDLEPEPQPQPEPELTPTVSPHPEKKLKNRLLILLILGFVFLVTSIIVSVLHFRKYRAKAKSSSAAPKPSSTDFKSEHDSTPQLGSRKVSQTEFNTDSGDRVEDAQN; the protein is encoded by the exons ATGGGGCCGCATTCTACACTCTTGCTGGCAGCTCTTGCCCACTGTGTGTGTCCAGCGAGGCCCTGCATCATATGTGATCCATTTGTGGTGGCAGCGCTGAAGACTTTGGAGGAGACGTACCTGCCCGGCCACCTGGAGCCCGAGTACCACAAAGCGTTCATGAAGAAGGTGGAAGAAGATGTGAGGAGCTTCAAAGATCTGCCTATAAATAAGGATACCTTTTTGGGAGTCGTGG ATGAGGACACACTGGAACAAGCATCTTGGAGTTTTCTGAAGGATCTGAAACGTATCACAGACAGTGATGTGAAAG GAGAGCTCTTTTCAAAGGAACTACTTTGGATGATTCATCTGCAGAAGGACATCTTTGCCACCCTTGCTGCACGTTTCCAAAAGGAAG TATTTTGTCCCAACCAATGCG GCACGATGTCACAGACTCTGATCTGGTGTAACATATGCGAGAAGCATATGTACTTTTGTCGGAAATCCATCGATTGTGGAG AGCGCCAGATCGAGGTGCATCGCTTTGAAGACATGGTGCTGAACTGTCAACTCAGTTGGCATCACGCTTCTGAGGGACTTACGGATTACAGTTTTTACAGG GTTTGGGGGAACAGTTCTGAGACCTTGATGTCCAAGGGGAAAGAACCTTATCTGACCAAGACGATGGTGGGTCCAGAGGATGCTGGCAACTACCGCTGTGTGCTAGGCACCGTCAACGCCGGTCCCGCCACCATCATCTACTATCATGTCACAG TATTGCCCCCAAGGGCTGAAGAGGAAAAACCACCACCGAACATCGTAACCCAGGAGGAGCCAGAGACTCCTGTCCAGGTGACTACACAGCCACCGGagtcagagccagagccagagcccgAGCCGGAGCCCGAGTCGGCGGAGCccgagccggagccggagccggagccagAGCATCAGccggagcaggagcagcagccgGAGCCGGAGCCACAGCCCGAGTCACAGCCGGAGCCGGATCTGGAGCCGGAGCCACAGCCGCAGCCAGAGCCGGAACTCACACCTACAGTCTCTCCTCATCCAGAGAAAAAACTGAAAAACCGCCTCTTAATTCTGTTGATCCTTGGCTTCGTGTTTCTTGTGACCAGCATCATTGTCTC GGTGCTCCACTTTAGAAAATACAGAGCTAAAGCGAAGAGCTCAAGTGCGGCCCCCAAACCCTCCTCGACGGATTTCAAGTCAGAGCACGATTCGACCCCACAGTTGGGATCCAGGAAGGTCTCTCAGACAGAGTTTAACACTGACTCTGGGGATAGGGTCGAGGACGCTCAAAACTAA